A window of Cryptomeria japonica chromosome 3, Sugi_1.0, whole genome shotgun sequence contains these coding sequences:
- the LOC131874540 gene encoding uncharacterized protein LOC131874540 codes for MIRLFGNDTFDKIKVLEKEGTYLKYVRVQYMTHLDKNAKYERPPMIPKREWKDLILDVKERIERKKGNTPPDAKKRLSDMSKEIKARQEKHGQHKLGSRGYMKLVARIVRIGL; via the exons ATGATTaggttgttcggaaatgacacatttgacaaaatCAAGGTCCTTGAAAAAGAAGGCACATATCTCAAGTATGTAAGGGTCCAATACATGACACATTTAGACAAGAACgcaaagtacgagcgtccccccatgattccaaagagggagtggaaggacctgattttggatgtgaaggagagaattgaaaggaaaaaaggaaatacaccaccagatgccaaaaaaag gctgagtgacatgtcaaaggaaatcaaggcaagacaagaaaagcacgggcaacacaaactcggctctcgtggttatatgaaacttgtcgcacgaattgtaagaatcg ggctctga